From the genome of Alphaproteobacteria bacterium, one region includes:
- a CDS encoding glutamate 5-kinase encodes MNHPLNTAGRVVVKIGSALLVDSDAGTPRQAWLAALAADIAGMRARGQEVVVVSSGAIALGRRSLRLPKGTLKLEESQAAAAAGQIRLAHAYESALGAHGIPVAQVLVTLSDTEERRRYLNARNTLSTLLKHRAVPVINENDTVATDEIKYGDNDSLAARIAQMIGADVLVLLSDIDGLYTGDPRHDPTAEFLPHIRGVNARIEAMAGKPGQDGTGGMVTKLVAAKIALGAGCHMLIASGHQPHALQALLDGSARCTWFESATSPRTAYKQWIAGSLRPKGRLRIDAGAAAALGRGRSLLPAGVRAVEEEFQRGDAVLVADLQGRELARGLVAYDSDDARRIAGHKSAVFEDLLGYRGRQEMIHRDDLVLTAPSLLAAAPAKTNRREAS; translated from the coding sequence ATGAACCATCCCCTGAACACGGCCGGGCGGGTGGTGGTCAAGATCGGCTCCGCCCTGCTGGTGGATAGCGACGCCGGCACGCCGCGCCAGGCCTGGCTCGCGGCACTGGCGGCAGACATTGCCGGCATGCGCGCCCGCGGCCAGGAAGTGGTGGTGGTGTCCTCCGGCGCCATCGCCCTCGGCCGGCGCTCGTTGCGCCTGCCGAAAGGCACCCTGAAGCTGGAGGAAAGCCAGGCCGCGGCGGCGGCGGGGCAGATTCGCCTTGCCCACGCCTACGAGTCCGCGCTCGGCGCCCATGGCATCCCCGTCGCCCAGGTGCTGGTGACCCTGTCGGATACGGAGGAGCGGCGCCGTTATCTGAACGCCCGCAACACGCTTTCCACTCTGTTGAAACACCGGGCGGTGCCGGTGATCAACGAGAACGACACCGTCGCCACCGACGAGATCAAATACGGCGACAACGATTCGCTGGCCGCCCGCATCGCCCAGATGATCGGCGCCGACGTGCTGGTGCTGCTGTCCGACATCGACGGCCTCTACACCGGCGATCCGCGCCACGACCCCACGGCGGAGTTCTTGCCGCATATCCGGGGCGTCAATGCCCGCATCGAGGCCATGGCCGGCAAGCCGGGCCAGGACGGCACCGGCGGCATGGTCACCAAGCTGGTCGCGGCCAAGATTGCGCTCGGCGCCGGCTGCCACATGCTGATCGCCAGCGGACACCAGCCGCACGCCCTGCAAGCGCTGCTCGACGGCAGCGCGCGCTGCACCTGGTTCGAGTCCGCCACCTCGCCCCGCACGGCGTATAAACAGTGGATCGCCGGCAGCCTGCGGCCGAAGGGTCGGCTGCGCATCGATGCCGGTGCCGCCGCCGCGCTCGGCCGCGGCCGCTCGCTGCTGCCCGCCGGCGTGCGCGCGGTCGAGGAAGAGTTCCAGCGGGGCGACGCCGTTCTGGTGGCCGACCTGCAAGGGCGCGAACTGGCGCGCGGCCTGGTCGCCTATGACAGCGACGACGCCCGCCGCATCGCCGGCCACAAGAGCGCTGTGTTCGAGGACCTGCTCGGCTATCGTGGCCGGCAGGAGATGATCCATCGCGACGACCTGGTGCTGACCGCTCCGTCCCTGCTGGCGGCGGCACCGGCCAAGACGAATCGACGGGAAGCGTCATGA
- the obgE gene encoding GTPase ObgE: protein MRFLDEAKIFVKSGDGGPGCVSFRREKFIEFGGPDGGDGGRGGDVIVECVDNLNTLIDYRYQQHYKAQRGQHGMGRQRSGARGEDVVLKVPPGTQILDETAEHVLADLTEAGDRLVLLKGGDGGFGNQHYKTATNQAPRRADPGWPGEEMWIWLRLKLIADVGLIGLPNAGKSTLLSATSRAQPKIAAYPFTTLHPNLGVVRRGEDTLVLADIPGLIEGASDGAGLGTRFLGHIERCDLLVHLVDGSMGEDVAAAYRTVREELEAYGADLESKTELLVLNKIDAMDADEIALQREYLAEAAGCDPEAIWLLSGVSGSGVEELCDRLMQHVAERRAAEAEAEPEPFAP, encoded by the coding sequence ATGCGCTTCCTCGACGAAGCGAAGATTTTCGTCAAAAGCGGTGACGGCGGCCCCGGCTGCGTCAGCTTTCGGCGCGAGAAATTCATCGAGTTCGGCGGGCCGGACGGCGGCGATGGCGGCCGTGGCGGCGACGTGATCGTCGAATGCGTCGACAATCTGAACACGCTGATCGACTACCGCTACCAGCAGCACTACAAGGCCCAGCGCGGCCAGCACGGCATGGGCCGCCAGCGCAGCGGCGCCCGGGGCGAGGATGTGGTGCTGAAAGTGCCCCCCGGCACGCAGATCCTGGATGAGACCGCCGAGCACGTGCTCGCCGACCTGACCGAGGCCGGCGACCGGCTCGTGCTGCTGAAGGGCGGCGATGGCGGCTTCGGCAACCAGCACTACAAGACCGCCACCAACCAGGCGCCGCGCCGGGCCGACCCCGGCTGGCCGGGCGAGGAAATGTGGATCTGGTTGCGGCTGAAGCTGATCGCCGATGTTGGCCTGATCGGCCTGCCCAATGCGGGCAAATCCACCCTGCTCTCCGCCACCAGCCGCGCCCAACCCAAGATCGCGGCCTATCCCTTCACCACCCTGCATCCGAATCTGGGCGTGGTGCGCCGCGGCGAGGACACGCTGGTGCTGGCGGATATTCCCGGCCTGATCGAGGGTGCGAGCGACGGCGCCGGGCTCGGCACGCGGTTCCTCGGCCATATCGAGCGCTGCGATCTGCTGGTGCATCTGGTCGACGGCTCCATGGGCGAGGACGTGGCTGCGGCCTACCGCACCGTGCGCGAGGAGTTGGAGGCTTACGGCGCCGACCTCGAATCCAAGACCGAGTTGCTGGTGCTGAACAAGATCGACGCCATGGACGCGGACGAGATCGCGCTGCAACGGGAATATCTGGCCGAAGCCGCCGGCTGTGACCCCGAGGCGATCTGGCTGCTGTCGGGCGTCAGCGGCAGCGGCGTCGAGGAACTCTGCGACCGGCTGATGCAGCACGTCGCCGAGCGTCGCGCCGCCGAGGCCGAAGCCGAACCCGAACCGTTCGCGCCATGA
- the rpmA gene encoding 50S ribosomal protein L27 — translation MAHKKAGGSSRNGRDSEGRRLGVKKFGGELVIPGNILVRQRGTKFHAGDNVGMGKDHTLFAKTEGHVSFVRKRGDRAFVSVLPIGAAQAAAVDGDD, via the coding sequence ATGGCTCATAAAAAGGCAGGCGGCTCCTCGCGCAACGGCCGCGACAGCGAAGGCCGGCGCCTGGGCGTCAAGAAGTTCGGCGGCGAACTGGTCATTCCGGGCAATATCCTGGTCCGCCAGCGCGGCACGAAATTCCATGCGGGCGACAATGTCGGCATGGGCAAGGATCACACCCTGTTCGCCAAGACCGAAGGCCATGTGTCGTTTGTGCGCAAGCGCGGCGACCGGGCGTTCGTCAGCGTTCTGCCCATTGGCGCGGCCCAGGCCGCCGCCGTGGACGGCGACGACTAA
- the rplU gene encoding 50S ribosomal protein L21, with protein sequence MYAVIRTGGKQYRVAKDDVITVERLPGDAGNEVTLDQVLMLSGDAGVRVGAPTVDGASVKAEIVEQSRGDKVIIFKKRRRQKSRTKNGHRQLHSVLKITAIDG encoded by the coding sequence ATGTACGCAGTCATTCGCACGGGCGGCAAACAGTATCGCGTCGCCAAAGACGATGTCATCACGGTTGAGCGCCTGCCGGGCGATGCCGGCAACGAGGTGACGCTCGATCAGGTCCTCATGCTCTCCGGCGATGCCGGGGTGCGCGTCGGCGCACCCACGGTCGACGGCGCCAGCGTCAAGGCCGAGATCGTCGAGCAGAGCCGCGGCGACAAGGTCATCATCTTCAAAAAGCGCCGGCGGCAGAAGTCGCGCACGAAGAACGGCCACCGCCAGTTGCACTCGGTCCTCAAAATCACGGCGATCGACGGCTAG